In a genomic window of bacterium Unc6:
- a CDS encoding transketolase yields the protein MDIEKEFGKDLKGKEKQALAVNTIRCLAMDAVQKAGSGHPGMPMGTADFAYILWTRFLRHSPLNPNWEDRDRFVLSAGHGSMLLYSLLYLFGYSLTIEDLKNFRQWESKTPGHPEYGLTQGVETTTGPLGQGFANGVGMAIAEKILASKFNTPDFKIIDHHTYGIVSDGDLMEGVSCEAASLAGHLGLGKIIYFYDDNKITIEGSTELAFTEDVAKRFKSYNWNVIIIDGHNHNQIRRAIKKARSRTQRVPEKPTLIIGRTIIGKGSPKKQGTSASHGEPLGTEEVAATKQFLACPSEPFIVPNIVQKVFARFKKKALQEEKLWNEKFQKYRHSYPDIAKEWDIWFGGQIPDLSSILPRFDTSKAIATRNASGEVLSKVMPYIKNLVGGSADLAPSTKTYIKEVGCFKKDNPSGRNFHFGVREHAMGSILNGISVHRGLIPFGSTFFVFSDYMRPPIRLAAIMGIKIIYVFTHDSIFVGEDGPTHQPIEQYAALRTIPGLTVIRPADANETAVAWDVSLRRKGPVALLLTRQNLPVYDRTKYPSAENLKKGAYIMVDPVRNKEFLSGVDCEGPKVIIIATGSEVEIALKATETLNAQGKSVRLVNMPCWELFEEQSKEYKEQVLPSSIKSRIIVEAATPFGWERYAGEKGKIIGIKGFGKSAPHQILAEKFGFTSLNIINQALEMIE from the coding sequence ATGGATATTGAAAAAGAATTCGGTAAGGACTTAAAAGGAAAAGAAAAACAGGCACTTGCGGTAAATACCATAAGGTGTCTTGCTATGGATGCTGTTCAAAAAGCAGGGTCAGGGCATCCCGGTATGCCTATGGGAACTGCTGATTTTGCATATATACTATGGACAAGATTTTTAAGGCATAGCCCCTTAAATCCAAACTGGGAAGACAGAGACCGCTTTGTTCTATCTGCTGGTCATGGTTCTATGCTTCTTTATTCACTTCTTTATCTTTTCGGATATTCTCTTACAATTGAAGACCTGAAGAACTTCCGTCAATGGGAGAGTAAAACCCCCGGTCATCCTGAATATGGTCTTACGCAAGGCGTTGAAACCACGACAGGCCCTTTAGGACAGGGTTTTGCAAATGGTGTCGGAATGGCAATTGCTGAAAAAATTCTTGCCTCAAAATTCAACACCCCTGATTTTAAAATAATTGACCACCACACATATGGCATCGTAAGCGACGGAGATTTAATGGAGGGTGTATCCTGCGAGGCGGCGTCTTTAGCAGGGCATCTTGGGCTTGGAAAAATTATATATTTTTATGATGACAACAAGATTACAATAGAAGGCTCAACCGAACTTGCCTTTACCGAAGATGTTGCAAAAAGATTTAAAAGTTATAACTGGAATGTGATTATTATAGACGGGCATAACCATAACCAGATAAGAAGGGCAATTAAAAAAGCGAGGTCTCGCACTCAAAGGGTACCCGAGAAGCCTACACTTATTATCGGAAGAACAATAATAGGAAAAGGAAGCCCTAAAAAACAAGGAACCTCCGCATCACACGGCGAACCATTAGGCACAGAAGAGGTCGCAGCAACAAAACAGTTTCTTGCCTGTCCCTCTGAACCGTTTATAGTGCCCAATATTGTCCAGAAAGTTTTTGCAAGATTTAAAAAAAAGGCACTGCAAGAAGAAAAACTCTGGAATGAGAAATTCCAAAAATATAGACACTCTTATCCTGACATTGCAAAAGAATGGGACATCTGGTTCGGTGGACAGATTCCCGATCTTTCATCCATCCTTCCAAGGTTTGATACATCAAAAGCCATTGCAACAAGAAATGCAAGCGGCGAGGTTTTATCAAAGGTTATGCCTTATATAAAAAATCTTGTAGGGGGCTCTGCTGACCTTGCGCCTTCTACAAAAACATATATAAAAGAGGTGGGTTGTTTCAAGAAGGATAATCCTTCGGGTAGAAATTTCCATTTTGGTGTCCGAGAACATGCAATGGGTTCAATACTTAATGGTATATCTGTTCACAGAGGGCTCATACCTTTTGGTTCTACATTTTTTGTATTCTCCGACTACATGAGGCCTCCTATTAGACTTGCAGCAATTATGGGTATCAAGATAATATATGTATTTACACATGACTCCATATTTGTAGGCGAAGATGGTCCTACACATCAACCGATAGAACAATATGCGGCACTGAGGACAATTCCCGGACTTACAGTAATAAGACCTGCTGATGCAAACGAGACTGCTGTTGCATGGGATGTGTCTTTAAGGAGAAAAGGTCCTGTTGCACTTCTTCTTACAAGACAAAACCTTCCGGTGTATGATAGAACAAAATATCCTTCTGCAGAAAACCTCAAGAAAGGCGCCTATATAATGGTTGACCCCGTCAGAAATAAAGAATTTCTAAGCGGGGTTGACTGTGAAGGCCCGAAAGTGATTATTATCGCAACAGGCTCTGAGGTTGAGATTGCATTAAAAGCAACAGAAACACTTAATGCACAGGGCAAAAGTGTAAGGCTTGTGAATATGCCCTGCTGGGAACTTTTTGAAGAGCAGAGCAAAGAATATAAAGAACAGGTTTTGCCTTCTTCTATTAAATCAAGGATTATAGTTGAAGCGGCAACACCATTCGGCTGGGAAAGATATGCAGGAGAAAAAGGAAAGATAATAGGAATAAAAGGCTTCGGGAAAAGTGCGCCACACCAAATCCTGGCAGAAAAATTCGGGTTCACATCTTTAAATATTATAAATCAGGCACTGGAGATGATAGAATGA
- a CDS encoding lysine 2,3-aminomutase gives MYTDYRRCELWKDVQEEQWEDWGWQIRNRITTVEQLKKVIDVTEEEEKGILQSKGRLAMAITPYWASLMDKEKPYCPIRRQAVPTVLESYVTAQETTDPLSEDEDSPVPGLVHRYPDRVLLLATDQCAMYCRHCTRRRLVGEGDFSISEHLEKAFEYIRANKKIRDVLISGGDPLMLPDERIETILKGIRSISSVEIVRIGSRVPVTLPMRITGNLISILKKYNLLWMSIHFNHPKEITKRCKRACSDVVDAGIPMGSQTVLLKGINERLYIMKKLMHDLLAIRVRPYYMYQCDLARGTSHFRAPVSVGIQLMEKLRGHTTGYAVPTYVIDAPGGGGKIPIAPNYIVSESNGVYTLRNYEGKIFRYSEETEFVSAAQEENTPAPLVEQKID, from the coding sequence TTGTACACAGACTACAGGCGGTGTGAACTCTGGAAAGATGTCCAAGAAGAACAGTGGGAGGATTGGGGTTGGCAGATAAGAAATAGAATTACAACGGTTGAACAATTAAAAAAGGTTATTGATGTAACAGAAGAAGAAGAAAAGGGGATACTGCAGTCAAAGGGAAGACTTGCAATGGCAATTACTCCATACTGGGCAAGCCTTATGGACAAAGAAAAACCATACTGTCCGATAAGAAGGCAGGCGGTCCCTACCGTTCTTGAATCATATGTTACAGCACAGGAAACAACAGACCCTCTTTCTGAGGATGAGGATTCTCCGGTGCCGGGGCTTGTCCACAGATACCCTGACAGGGTCCTTCTTCTTGCAACGGACCAGTGTGCAATGTATTGCAGACACTGCACAAGAAGAAGGCTTGTAGGAGAAGGTGATTTTTCTATCTCGGAACACCTTGAAAAGGCTTTTGAATATATAAGAGCAAATAAAAAGATAAGAGATGTTCTTATATCAGGTGGAGACCCTCTTATGCTGCCAGATGAGAGGATAGAAACAATACTGAAAGGTATCCGTTCAATATCAAGTGTTGAGATTGTAAGGATTGGAAGCCGTGTTCCTGTTACGCTTCCGATGCGTATAACAGGAAATTTAATTTCAATACTTAAAAAATATAATCTGTTGTGGATGTCCATACATTTTAATCATCCGAAAGAGATTACAAAAAGATGTAAAAGAGCCTGTTCAGATGTTGTTGATGCGGGTATTCCTATGGGAAGCCAGACCGTCCTTCTTAAAGGTATTAATGAAAGGCTATACATAATGAAAAAACTTATGCATGATCTTTTAGCAATAAGGGTAAGACCTTACTATATGTATCAATGCGACCTGGCAAGAGGGACAAGTCATTTTAGAGCTCCTGTTTCAGTGGGTATTCAATTGATGGAAAAATTAAGAGGACATACCACAGGTTATGCGGTCCCTACATACGTTATTGATGCCCCCGGTGGAGGGGGGAAGATACCTATTGCTCCAAACTATATTGTATCTGAGTCTAATGGTGTGTATACATTAAGAAATTACGAGGGGAAGATTTTCCGCTACAGCGAAGAAACAGAATTTGTTTCTGCGGCACAGGAAGAAAATACACCTGCACCATTAGTAGAACAAAAAATAGACTGA
- a CDS encoding phosphopyruvate hydratase has translation MKKIIVNIAGREILDSRGNPTVEADVILEDGTVGRASVPSGASTGEHEAVELRDNDKERYLGMGVTKAVSGVNIFIKKHVVGMDAADQVAVDRVMKNLDGTSNKEKLGSNAILSVSLACAKAVSISLDIPLYKYIGGLNAKVIPIPMMNILNGGKHADNNVDLQEFMIMPIGAISFGDALRMGAETFHCLKNILKKKSLSTAVGDEGGFAPNLSSNTEALDIIVEAIGSAGYKPGKDISIALDPAASSFYGADKTCATKVPGKYILKAEKKSVKTSEEMIAFYEALVKQYPIVSIEDGLAEDDWDGWKMLTEKLKSKIQIVGDDLFVTNTKRLIQGIEKGVANSVLVKVNQIGTLTETLDTIEMAHKHHYTSIISHRSGETEDTTISHLAVATNSGQIKAGSVSRTDRVAKYNELIRIEESLGSSAIYGGILWKQKK, from the coding sequence ATGAAGAAGATCATTGTAAATATAGCAGGAAGAGAAATCCTTGATTCAAGAGGTAACCCCACTGTGGAAGCAGATGTTATTCTTGAAGACGGAACAGTGGGGAGAGCATCCGTTCCAAGTGGTGCATCCACAGGTGAGCATGAAGCAGTTGAGTTAAGGGACAACGATAAGGAAAGATACCTTGGGATGGGGGTCACAAAAGCAGTTTCAGGCGTTAATATATTTATAAAAAAACATGTTGTAGGAATGGATGCCGCAGATCAGGTCGCTGTTGACAGGGTTATGAAAAACCTTGACGGCACTTCTAACAAGGAAAAACTTGGGAGCAATGCAATTCTGAGTGTATCTCTTGCCTGTGCAAAGGCGGTTTCAATTTCCCTTGACATCCCTTTGTATAAATATATCGGGGGTTTAAATGCAAAGGTAATACCTATACCTATGATGAATATATTAAACGGCGGGAAACATGCAGATAACAATGTGGACTTACAGGAGTTTATGATTATGCCCATAGGCGCTATATCTTTCGGTGATGCCCTAAGGATGGGTGCTGAAACATTTCATTGCCTGAAAAATATATTAAAGAAAAAGTCGTTAAGTACAGCAGTCGGTGATGAGGGCGGATTTGCACCCAATCTTTCTTCTAACACCGAGGCATTGGATATAATAGTTGAGGCAATAGGTTCTGCAGGATATAAGCCCGGCAAAGATATATCCATTGCACTTGACCCTGCAGCAAGCAGTTTCTATGGCGCAGATAAAACATGTGCAACCAAGGTGCCGGGAAAATATATATTAAAAGCAGAAAAAAAATCCGTAAAAACATCGGAAGAGATGATTGCCTTTTATGAGGCACTTGTGAAACAGTATCCGATAGTATCTATAGAAGACGGACTTGCAGAAGATGATTGGGACGGATGGAAGATGTTAACGGAAAAACTTAAGAGTAAGATACAGATTGTCGGGGATGACCTTTTTGTAACAAACACAAAAAGACTTATACAGGGAATAGAAAAGGGAGTTGCAAATTCAGTGCTTGTAAAAGTAAATCAGATAGGCACACTTACAGAAACACTTGATACAATAGAGATGGCACACAAGCATCATTATACATCAATTATTTCCCATCGTTCGGGTGAAACAGAAGATACAACAATATCACATCTTGCAGTTGCCACAAATTCAGGACAGATAAAGGCTGGCTCTGTTTCAAGGACAGACAGGGTTGCCAAGTATAATGAGTTGATAAGGATAGAAGAATCGCTTGGTTCTTCGGCAATATACGGCGGTATCTTATGGAAGCAAAAAAAGTAG
- a CDS encoding glycerol-3-phosphate ABC transporter ATP-binding protein: MAKVILKKVGKTYGSKVIAVKDFNLEVKDKEFVVLVGPSGCGKSTTLRMIAGLEDITEGEIHIDNLLVNDLPAKDRDIAMVFQNYALYPHMSIYDNLSFGLRLRKLPAPEIKQRVKDAAQMLGIYDLLHRIPKELSGGQQQRAAVGRAIVRKPKVFLFDEPLSNLDAKMRVQMRLEIIKLHQRLQATMIYVTHDQVEAMTMGERIVVMKDGLVHQIAAPLDLYEFPVNKFVAGFIGSPPMNFFEGKIVKEEVRFFFKTEVFKILLAPEITEKVSPYREKKIYLGIRPEHISIGENGQISVQVEVVEPLGNETLLHLRCGENLLLCRRFVSGEIRKIQEEIKISFDPKQIQLFDLDTENSILH; the protein is encoded by the coding sequence ATGGCAAAAGTAATTTTGAAGAAAGTAGGTAAAACTTACGGCAGTAAAGTAATCGCGGTCAAGGATTTTAACCTGGAGGTCAAAGATAAAGAGTTTGTGGTCCTGGTAGGTCCTTCTGGCTGCGGGAAGTCTACCACTTTAAGGATGATTGCGGGTCTGGAGGACATTACCGAAGGAGAAATTCACATTGATAATCTTCTGGTTAATGACCTGCCAGCCAAAGACAGGGACATCGCAATGGTTTTCCAAAATTACGCCCTCTACCCCCATATGTCTATCTATGATAACCTCTCTTTTGGCTTAAGGTTAAGAAAATTGCCGGCCCCTGAGATTAAACAGCGCGTTAAGGATGCAGCACAGATGTTAGGTATTTATGACCTGCTCCACCGCATTCCCAAAGAATTGTCCGGAGGACAACAACAAAGAGCGGCGGTAGGCAGAGCCATTGTCCGCAAACCCAAGGTATTTCTCTTTGACGAACCCTTGAGCAACCTTGATGCCAAGATGCGGGTACAGATGAGGCTGGAAATTATCAAACTTCATCAGCGGCTTCAGGCAACTATGATTTACGTCACTCATGACCAGGTAGAAGCAATGACCATGGGTGAGCGGATTGTGGTTATGAAAGACGGCCTGGTTCATCAGATTGCCGCACCCCTGGACCTGTATGAATTCCCGGTCAACAAATTTGTGGCCGGTTTTATCGGTTCACCCCCAATGAACTTCTTTGAGGGTAAGATTGTCAAAGAAGAAGTCCGCTTCTTTTTTAAAACAGAGGTGTTTAAGATTTTGCTTGCACCTGAAATTACAGAAAAGGTAAGTCCTTACCGGGAGAAAAAGATCTATTTAGGAATCAGACCTGAACACATTTCCATTGGTGAAAATGGCCAGATTTCGGTTCAGGTTGAAGTGGTGGAGCCTCTGGGCAACGAAACCCTGCTGCACCTGCGTTGCGGAGAAAATTTGCTCTTGTGCCGCCGGTTTGTAAGCGGAGAGATAAGAAAAATACAGGAGGAAATTAAGATTTCCTTTGACCCCAAACAGATACAACTCTTTGATTTAGATACCGAAAACTCAATTCTTCATTAA
- a CDS encoding sugar ABC transporter permease, with the protein MLVPFLWMLSTSLKEAGAVFTFPPQWIPSPIVWRNYIDAWRAVPFGRFYLNSIFIALCQTVGVLLTSSLAAFAFARLKFPGRDKLFFLYLATMMLPGAVTMIPTFILMRLFGWIDTYKALIIPGLFTAFGTFLLRQFFMSISSNLEDAARIDGCNKLGIYRHVVIPLSKPALATLGTVTFIGSWNNFMWPLIVTNSMEMRTLPIGVASFQGLHTTDWTLLMAASIIVMLPTLIVFIFNQRFFVEGIKLTGTKY; encoded by the coding sequence ATGTTAGTGCCTTTTCTGTGGATGCTTTCCACGTCCTTAAAGGAAGCAGGTGCGGTCTTTACCTTCCCGCCTCAGTGGATTCCCAGTCCCATTGTCTGGAGAAATTACATTGATGCCTGGCGCGCAGTGCCTTTTGGCCGGTTTTATCTTAACTCCATCTTTATTGCTCTCTGTCAGACCGTGGGTGTTCTTCTCACCAGTTCTTTAGCTGCCTTTGCTTTTGCGCGCCTAAAATTCCCAGGCCGGGATAAACTTTTCTTCCTTTATTTGGCTACAATGATGCTGCCGGGCGCGGTTACAATGATTCCCACCTTTATTCTTATGAGACTTTTCGGCTGGATTGACACCTATAAGGCTTTAATTATCCCGGGATTGTTTACTGCTTTCGGAACGTTTCTTTTAAGGCAGTTTTTTATGTCAATTTCCAGCAATTTAGAGGACGCAGCGCGAATTGACGGATGCAATAAATTGGGCATTTACCGCCATGTGGTTATTCCTCTTTCTAAACCCGCACTAGCCACACTCGGCACGGTAACCTTTATTGGTTCCTGGAATAATTTTATGTGGCCCTTAATCGTTACCAACAGTATGGAGATGAGGACTTTGCCGATAGGAGTGGCTTCTTTCCAGGGGCTTCATACGACCGACTGGACTCTCCTGATGGCTGCCTCCATAATTGTGATGCTGCCCACACTGATTGTCTTTATATTTAACCAGCGGTTCTTTGTGGAAGGGATAAAACTGACGGGAACCAAATATTAA